GACTCTGACTAAAAGCGCATAAAATATAGTCGTTTAGCCGAAATTTATGACAGATTTAAAAATGTATTGATAAGGCTCACAAGGCTTGTGCAAGTCTGGTGTGTTGGAGTATAGGACGCCGCGTGAGAGCTGTTCTCCAGGAGAATTGCGTTGAGTGAGAAGATCGACCTTAGCAGCTACGTCCTCTCGGAAGACGAAGAGTTCATGAATGCCAATCAGCGGGCATACTTCCGAGCAAAGCTCATAGCCTGGAAAAATGACATATTGAGGGAAGCGCGCGAAACCCTCGACCATCTAGCTGAAGAAAGCGCCAATCATCCCGATCTTGCCGACCGGGCATCTTCCGAAACCGATAGAGCCATTGAGCTGCGTGCTCGCGATCGACAGAGAAAGCTGATCTCCAAGATCGATGCAGCGCTCCAGCGCATTGAAGACGGTACCTACGGCTATTGTGAAGAAACCGGCGAACCAATCGGGCTGAAGCGTCTGGATGCTCGGCCGATAGCGACGCTTTCGATCGAGGCGCAGGAGCGCCACGAGCGACGGGAAAAGGTTTATCGCGACGAATAATCGCGCTCGACCCGATCCGACTTCAAACTTTCCAGGCACGCCAACAAGCGTGCCTTTTTTATTTCGGCCATAGATCTTCTGATCTACTCACTTCCCATCGCGCGTCACGGACATTTCACCGAAAATCCGCGCAATCTCGTTTTGAAGCATTGGCTCCGCCGTGGCGCCGGTAACCCGCGGATTTGCCGGATCCCTGCGCGGCAGCATGGGCGTGAAGCTATCTTTCGCCGGGTCGCTCTTTTGCGCTGACAGGTTGTTGGCCATTTCTTCCTCAAGGATGCGATCGAATTCGCTGCCAAGAGAACGTGGCTTTGCTGCCTCCATGTCCGGTTCTTTGGCAACCGGCTGGGGAGGAGGGGAAACCGGAGGATCGGCTTGAACCGGCTTATCTGCTGAAGCGGGATCAAGGACCGCCGGTTCTGTTTTCGCAGGCGCAGGTACGGGGCTGCGGTCCACGGTCGGTTGGAAGACGCGCCGGCGCGCTGCGTCCAGCGCATCGCTGGCAGCACCAATATCCGGTGCCTTTGATACTTCGGTTGCGCCATTTGTCGGACGGACCGGCTCTGTCACTGTCTGAACGGTGGGAACTGGCTCCATCACGACTGGCTCGATGACGGTAGGCTTCTTCTGCCCTGCCTGCGGACGCTTTGCCGCCTCCACCACCGGCTCAAAGGATTTGGCCGGTTGGG
The window above is part of the Rhizobium rhizoryzae genome. Proteins encoded here:
- a CDS encoding flagellar biosynthetic protein FliO codes for the protein MTAYGSRLVIAVLGVGIGLMLLIGILYLIRRRSGPSPFLRGGKNRQPRLQVLDAAAVDARRRIVLIRRDNVEHLVMIGGPTDVVIESGIGAPRDGETLAYSTATALPSAASSDVRLEAPAPQPQIAAAKPDVNVAPTAPTASIQPKSPPAEAQAPSTPSQRAQPAKSFEPVVEAAKRPQAGQKKPTVIEPVVMEPVPTVQTVTEPVRPTNGATEVSKAPDIGAASDALDAARRRVFQPTVDRSPVPAPAKTEPAVLDPASADKPVQADPPVSPPPQPVAKEPDMEAAKPRSLGSEFDRILEEEMANNLSAQKSDPAKDSFTPMLPRRDPANPRVTGATAEPMLQNEIARIFGEMSVTRDGK
- the dksA gene encoding RNA polymerase-binding protein DksA, which produces MSEKIDLSSYVLSEDEEFMNANQRAYFRAKLIAWKNDILREARETLDHLAEESANHPDLADRASSETDRAIELRARDRQRKLISKIDAALQRIEDGTYGYCEETGEPIGLKRLDARPIATLSIEAQERHERREKVYRDE